In Deltaproteobacteria bacterium, the following are encoded in one genomic region:
- a CDS encoding glycosyltransferase family 2 protein translates to MAAPASIGVVVPTWNRAAAAVAAVASVARLDAAGPVLTFVVDNGSRPPERDALAAALAGRSGVEVIALPENRGFAGAVNVGLAAAFARGAAAVLVLNDDAEVAPDLLATLGAVVARDPRVGIVAPRVVDAGSGREVSRGERVWLPLVCLPRTWLRVRGAGAAPVEVSSVIGVALLVTRACFERIGGLEESFFAYYEEVDYCLRARAAGLRVVVAPATSVRHAGFRGFAGGFTPLAAYLKARNLPLLVRRHGGAFAWLVFAPTYAAMLAASAAGYALRGDAARVVPALGRGVADGLRARGGPPPVLAAPAPGTA, encoded by the coding sequence ATGGCGGCGCCCGCCTCCATCGGCGTCGTCGTGCCGACGTGGAACCGCGCGGCGGCGGCGGTCGCGGCCGTCGCGTCGGTCGCGCGCCTCGACGCCGCGGGGCCGGTGCTCACGTTCGTCGTCGACAACGGCTCGCGGCCGCCTGAGCGCGACGCGCTCGCCGCGGCGCTCGCCGGCCGGAGCGGCGTCGAGGTGATCGCGCTCCCCGAGAATCGGGGCTTCGCGGGCGCGGTGAACGTCGGTCTCGCGGCGGCCTTCGCGCGCGGCGCCGCGGCGGTCCTCGTGCTGAACGACGACGCGGAGGTCGCGCCCGATCTCCTCGCGACGCTCGGCGCGGTCGTCGCGCGCGACCCGCGGGTCGGCATCGTCGCGCCGCGGGTCGTCGACGCCGGGAGCGGACGCGAGGTGTCGCGCGGCGAGCGCGTGTGGCTGCCGCTCGTCTGCCTGCCCCGGACGTGGCTCCGCGTCCGCGGCGCCGGCGCGGCGCCCGTCGAGGTGTCGAGCGTCATCGGCGTCGCGCTTCTCGTGACCCGCGCGTGCTTCGAGCGGATCGGCGGGCTCGAGGAGAGCTTCTTCGCCTACTACGAGGAGGTCGACTACTGCCTGCGCGCGCGCGCGGCCGGCTTGCGGGTGGTCGTGGCGCCGGCGACGAGCGTGCGGCACGCCGGCTTCCGCGGCTTCGCCGGCGGCTTCACGCCGCTCGCCGCCTACCTGAAGGCGCGCAACCTCCCCCTCCTCGTCCGCCGCCACGGCGGCGCCTTCGCGTGGCTCGTCTTCGCGCCGACCTACGCGGCGATGCTCGCGGCGAGCGCTGCCGGCTACGCGCTGCGCGGCGACGCGGCGCGCGTCGTCCCCGCGCTCGGCCGCGGCGTCGCAGACGGCCTGCGCGCGCGCGGCGGCCCGCCGCCCGTCCTCGCCGCGCCGGCGCCGGGGACCGCGTGA
- a CDS encoding HAD family hydrolase produces the protein MSVPAPRALRALVFDFDHTLTDFGRWVDWAAARSDVMELYRGEGLDPEHVTRRSYAFGLFVALDEALAARTSRAHADGIRDHALAVLERHEHAGASQANWLRGAAELLDLASARGIALGIVSANGEAPIRAALARLGAADRFGAVLGRSTRFPPKPAPDMHREALRRLGVDPASALGIGDSPNDMRAARAADILTIGVLGGEGSEERLFEAGASWVVADLTVLPAILELWTSAV, from the coding sequence GTGAGCGTCCCCGCTCCGCGCGCGCTCCGCGCGCTCGTCTTCGATTTCGACCACACCCTCACCGACTTCGGCCGGTGGGTCGACTGGGCGGCCGCGCGGAGCGACGTGATGGAGCTCTATCGCGGCGAAGGCCTCGACCCCGAGCACGTGACGCGCCGGAGCTACGCCTTCGGCCTCTTCGTCGCGCTCGACGAGGCGCTCGCCGCACGCACCTCGCGCGCCCACGCCGACGGCATCCGCGACCACGCGCTCGCCGTCCTCGAGCGCCACGAGCACGCCGGTGCGTCACAGGCCAACTGGCTGCGCGGCGCCGCGGAGCTCCTCGACCTCGCGAGCGCCCGCGGCATCGCGCTCGGCATCGTGAGCGCGAACGGCGAGGCGCCGATCCGGGCCGCGCTCGCGCGCCTCGGCGCCGCCGACCGCTTCGGCGCCGTGCTCGGACGCTCGACGCGCTTCCCGCCGAAGCCGGCGCCCGACATGCACCGCGAGGCGCTCCGCCGGCTCGGCGTCGACCCGGCGAGCGCGCTCGGCATCGGCGACAGTCCGAACGACATGCGCGCCGCCCGCGCCGCGGACATCCTGACCATCGGCGTCCTCGGCGGCGAGGGCAGCGAAGAGCGCCTCTTCGAGGCCGGCGCCTCGTGGGTCGTTGCCGACCTCACCGTCCTACCCGCGATCCTGGAGCTCTGGACGTCCGCGGTGTGA
- a CDS encoding acyltransferase, with product MTPSDRLPAIDVIKAASIVAVLLTHGVPGFFDRPLTPSELAALLLTGFHVPAFLFVAGLSSHADSPVGWRRVADRWRRLLPPYFVVTAVTWLAGLVEFPTPRRFVFKIVTGATFGHFYFVPVLAFCFLCLPVLSRLSTRGLLVLAGAIAIGAEMLWAHPAWRLSDMLFWQVRNPILQFHLGYFVLGVAADRHRRRIARIDRHARPAVLAGSIVGISLFVWLAATTPESVSHPTVRVAYNLTAIAFLASVARPRIVPAAVRFLSDATLTFYLYHWFAYLALMPSLEESLPLVARMLILTGTGLAFSTVVTLVGRWTLGRYSRVLLGV from the coding sequence ATGACGCCGTCCGATCGGCTGCCCGCTATCGACGTCATCAAGGCCGCCTCGATCGTCGCGGTCCTTCTGACCCACGGCGTACCGGGGTTCTTCGACCGCCCCCTCACGCCGAGCGAGCTCGCCGCGCTGCTCCTCACGGGGTTCCACGTGCCGGCGTTCCTCTTCGTCGCCGGCCTCTCCTCGCACGCGGACTCGCCGGTCGGCTGGAGGCGCGTCGCCGATCGCTGGCGGCGCCTGCTGCCTCCCTACTTCGTCGTCACGGCAGTCACGTGGTTGGCTGGGCTCGTCGAGTTCCCGACGCCCCGTCGCTTCGTCTTCAAGATCGTGACCGGCGCGACCTTCGGGCATTTCTACTTCGTTCCCGTCCTCGCATTCTGCTTTCTCTGTCTGCCCGTCTTGTCACGCCTGAGCACCAGGGGATTGCTCGTACTCGCGGGAGCGATCGCCATCGGCGCGGAGATGCTGTGGGCGCATCCGGCATGGCGCCTGAGCGACATGCTGTTCTGGCAGGTCCGGAACCCGATCCTGCAGTTCCATCTCGGCTATTTCGTGCTCGGCGTGGCAGCCGACCGGCACCGGAGGCGGATCGCTCGGATCGATAGGCACGCGCGGCCGGCAGTGCTGGCCGGCAGCATCGTCGGGATCTCGCTCTTCGTGTGGCTCGCGGCGACGACCCCGGAATCCGTGTCGCACCCCACGGTGCGCGTGGCGTACAACCTCACGGCAATCGCGTTCCTCGCGTCGGTTGCACGCCCACGAATCGTTCCGGCGGCCGTCCGCTTCTTGAGCGACGCCACATTGACGTTCTACCTGTACCATTGGTTCGCCTACCTCGCGCTCATGCCGTCGCTGGAGGAATCCCTCCCGCTCGTCGCGCGGATGCTCATCCTGACCGGCACTGGTCTCGCATTCAGCACCGTGGTCACGCTCGTCGGCCGGTGGACGTTGGGTCGATACAGCCGGGTGCTCTTGGGTGTATGA
- a CDS encoding GMC family oxidoreductase N-terminal domain-containing protein encodes MTRGIVRDAACTLTTEILVIGSGAGGSVTAAALAEAGHDVLLLEEGPAADTSHITSNSVDAITTLYRNGGMTPILGRQTVAYVEGRCVGGSTEINSGLWHRLPDDAYHRWRSDVLLADFSPERMAPYFERIERDLSVSLIPDDEIPKSSRLFRKGIESLGWAYQQVPRCQKNGGSQFAPGAKQSMQRTYIPRAVAAGARLVADSKATKLVTEGDRVVGVEVLQRPATERRRCEIRADTVFLCGGAIQTPALLRRSGIKRNIGNSLRIHPMIKAAALFDEEVEAHEDALPVYQVKEFWPTITMGGAVFTPGFLAMILADSWKAYRHAMRDWPRMGLYYAGTRAMVRGSVRAIRGLDDGVVIRYRLSEADRRNLSTGLGLLGELLFAAGARAVYPSLTGAPILRSADQCRGMVQAPIPLGSMALSNVHAFSTCPMGENRDVCATDSFGKVHGFRNLYINDASLVPDAPGVNPQGTTMAIAFRNAEHFMDERRSLPARRRAATTERPALLLTGAPGWLGTRLAEVLIQGLPSVPSLATPRAGVLRCLVRPADDARGLERLSERLALSPGDLTDAPSLRDLCRDAEGATLFHVAGLIHPRLWTSDFDRVNVEGTRALLAAAEEAGVRRVVVVSSNSPLGCNPPIPGHVFDESSPSNPYMGYGRSKARMEALVREVQARGRLETVLVRPPWFYGPHQPPRQTLFFTMIKDGKFPVLGDGTQRRSMAYVDNICQGLLLAAAAPRANGETYWIADARPYTITEIVETVTEVLESFGFACKRKQTRLPRAVGEVARVVDGALQGLGLYQQKIHVLGEMHQSIACSIAKAERDLGYAPTVALRDGMRASIEWCLANGHHI; translated from the coding sequence GTGACGCGCGGCATCGTCCGCGACGCGGCATGCACGCTCACGACCGAGATCCTCGTCATCGGCTCCGGCGCGGGCGGCTCCGTCACCGCCGCCGCCCTCGCGGAGGCCGGCCACGACGTGCTCCTCCTCGAGGAGGGACCCGCGGCCGACACCTCGCACATCACGAGCAACTCGGTCGACGCGATCACGACCCTCTACCGGAACGGCGGCATGACGCCGATCCTCGGGCGCCAGACCGTCGCCTACGTCGAAGGTCGCTGCGTCGGCGGCTCGACCGAGATCAACAGCGGTCTCTGGCACCGGCTCCCGGACGACGCGTACCACCGCTGGCGATCCGACGTGCTGCTCGCGGACTTCTCGCCGGAGCGGATGGCGCCCTATTTCGAGCGTATCGAGCGTGATCTCTCGGTGTCGCTCATCCCCGACGACGAGATTCCGAAGAGCTCGCGCCTCTTCCGCAAGGGCATCGAGAGCCTCGGCTGGGCCTACCAGCAGGTGCCGCGCTGCCAGAAGAACGGCGGCAGCCAGTTCGCGCCGGGCGCGAAACAATCGATGCAGCGCACCTACATCCCGCGCGCCGTCGCGGCGGGCGCGCGCCTCGTCGCCGACTCGAAGGCGACGAAGCTCGTGACCGAAGGCGACCGGGTCGTCGGCGTCGAGGTGCTGCAGCGGCCGGCCACCGAGCGGCGCCGCTGCGAGATCCGCGCCGACACGGTCTTCCTCTGCGGCGGCGCCATCCAGACCCCGGCGCTGCTGCGCCGCAGCGGCATCAAGCGCAACATCGGCAACAGCCTCCGCATCCACCCGATGATCAAGGCGGCCGCGCTCTTCGACGAGGAGGTCGAGGCGCACGAGGACGCCCTCCCCGTCTATCAGGTGAAGGAGTTCTGGCCGACGATCACGATGGGCGGCGCGGTCTTCACGCCGGGCTTCCTCGCGATGATCCTCGCCGACAGCTGGAAGGCCTACCGGCACGCGATGCGCGACTGGCCCCGCATGGGCCTCTACTACGCCGGCACGCGCGCCATGGTGCGCGGCTCCGTGCGCGCGATCCGCGGGCTCGATGACGGGGTCGTGATCCGTTACCGGCTCTCGGAGGCCGACCGCCGGAACCTGAGCACCGGGCTCGGCCTCCTCGGCGAGCTACTGTTCGCGGCGGGCGCGCGTGCCGTTTATCCCTCGCTCACGGGGGCGCCGATCCTGCGCTCCGCCGATCAGTGCCGCGGCATGGTGCAGGCGCCGATCCCCCTCGGCTCGATGGCGCTCTCGAACGTGCACGCGTTCAGCACGTGCCCGATGGGCGAGAACCGCGATGTCTGCGCGACCGACTCCTTCGGCAAAGTGCACGGCTTCCGCAACCTCTACATCAACGACGCGAGCCTCGTCCCCGACGCCCCGGGCGTGAACCCGCAGGGCACGACGATGGCGATCGCGTTCCGCAACGCGGAGCACTTCATGGACGAGCGACGTTCGCTTCCGGCGCGCCGGCGCGCCGCGACGACGGAGCGCCCCGCGCTCCTCCTGACCGGCGCGCCGGGCTGGCTCGGCACGCGGCTCGCCGAAGTCTTGATCCAGGGGCTGCCGAGCGTGCCGTCGCTCGCGACGCCGCGGGCCGGCGTGCTGCGCTGCCTCGTCCGCCCCGCCGACGACGCGCGCGGCCTCGAGCGGCTCTCGGAGCGCCTCGCGCTCTCGCCCGGCGACCTCACCGACGCGCCGTCGCTTCGCGACCTCTGCCGCGACGCCGAGGGTGCGACGCTCTTCCACGTCGCGGGCCTCATCCATCCGCGGCTCTGGACGAGCGACTTCGACCGCGTCAACGTCGAGGGCACGCGCGCGCTGCTCGCCGCCGCCGAGGAGGCGGGGGTGCGGCGCGTCGTCGTCGTCTCGTCCAACTCGCCGCTCGGCTGCAATCCGCCGATCCCGGGCCACGTCTTCGACGAGTCGTCGCCTTCCAACCCGTACATGGGCTACGGCCGCTCGAAGGCGCGCATGGAGGCGCTCGTCCGCGAGGTGCAGGCGCGCGGCCGCCTCGAGACCGTCCTCGTCCGCCCGCCGTGGTTCTACGGACCGCACCAGCCGCCGCGCCAGACGCTCTTCTTCACCATGATCAAGGACGGCAAGTTCCCGGTGCTCGGCGATGGCACGCAGCGGCGGTCGATGGCCTACGTCGACAACATCTGCCAGGGACTGCTGCTCGCCGCCGCCGCCCCGCGGGCGAACGGCGAGACCTACTGGATCGCCGACGCCCGCCCCTACACGATCACCGAGATCGTCGAGACCGTCACCGAGGTGCTGGAATCGTTCGGCTTCGCGTGCAAGCGGAAGCAGACGCGGCTGCCGCGCGCGGTCGGGGAGGTCGCGCGCGTCGTCGACGGCGCGCTCCAGGGCCTCGGCCTCTATCAGCAGAAGATCCACGTGCTCGGCGAGATGCACCAGTCGATCGCCTGCTCGATCGCGAAGGCCGAGCGCGACCTCGGCTACGCGCCGACGGTCGCGCTCCGCGACGGCATGCGGGCGTCGATCGAGTGGTGCCTCGCGAACGGACACCACATCTGA
- a CDS encoding NAD-dependent epimerase/dehydratase family protein, whose translation MMRALITGGSGYFGCLLRDRLVARGDAVRVFDLVDVDDRPASVAYVAGDIRDAAAVRRACEGIDVAYHNVAQVPLAKDRALFWAVNHGGTENLLSAARDARVRKVVHTSTSAVFGVPKKNPVDETTEPTPMEEYGRAKLAGEQLVARFAAEHGLDVTIIRPRTIVGHGRLGIFQILFNWVEEGRNIPVLGAGDNRYQFVHADDLADACVRAADRPGSTTYNIGAEKFGTMREVLEALCRHAGTGSRVYAVPMGLATAAMRLTSALGLSPLGPYHSLMYGRSLYFDVGKAKRELAWSSRWSNDEMLCQSYDWYRAHKTEILSAKDASPHRSALKQGVLALVRRLS comes from the coding sequence CTGATGCGCGCGCTCATCACCGGCGGATCCGGGTATTTCGGCTGTCTGCTGCGCGACCGGCTCGTCGCCCGCGGCGACGCGGTGCGCGTCTTCGATCTCGTCGACGTCGACGACCGCCCCGCGAGCGTCGCGTACGTCGCCGGCGACATCCGCGACGCCGCCGCCGTGCGACGCGCCTGCGAGGGCATCGACGTGGCTTACCACAACGTCGCGCAGGTCCCGCTCGCGAAGGACCGGGCGCTCTTCTGGGCCGTGAACCACGGCGGCACCGAGAATCTGCTGAGCGCGGCGCGCGACGCGCGCGTCCGCAAGGTCGTCCACACCTCGACGAGCGCGGTCTTCGGCGTCCCGAAGAAGAACCCGGTCGACGAGACCACCGAGCCGACCCCCATGGAGGAGTACGGCAGGGCGAAGCTCGCCGGCGAGCAGCTCGTCGCCCGCTTCGCCGCCGAGCACGGCCTCGACGTCACCATCATCCGGCCGCGCACGATCGTCGGCCACGGCCGCCTCGGCATCTTCCAGATCCTCTTCAACTGGGTCGAGGAGGGCCGGAACATCCCCGTGCTCGGCGCGGGTGACAACCGCTACCAGTTCGTCCACGCCGACGACCTCGCCGACGCCTGCGTCCGTGCGGCCGACCGGCCGGGAAGCACCACCTACAACATCGGCGCCGAGAAGTTCGGGACGATGCGCGAGGTGCTGGAGGCGCTCTGCCGCCACGCCGGCACCGGCAGCCGCGTGTACGCGGTGCCGATGGGCCTCGCGACCGCCGCCATGCGGCTCACGAGCGCGCTCGGCCTCTCGCCGCTCGGCCCGTACCATTCGCTCATGTACGGACGGAGCCTCTACTTCGACGTCGGCAAGGCGAAGCGCGAGCTCGCCTGGAGCTCGCGCTGGTCGAACGACGAGATGCTCTGCCAGTCCTACGACTGGTACCGCGCCCACAAGACGGAGATCCTGAGCGCGAAGGACGCCTCGCCCCACCGCTCGGCGCTGAAGCAGGGCGTGCTGGCGCTGGTGCGCCGGCTGTCCTGA
- a CDS encoding glycosyltransferase family 2 protein: MKLVIQIPCLDEEEALPQTLAALPRQVRGFDEVEVIVIDDGSRDATADVALAHGVHEVVRFPNHQGLARAFAAGLDHALRRGADVIVNTDADNQYDARDIEALVQPILHGEADMVIGDRDPARLEHFSITKRVLQGLGSWAVRQLSNTTIPDATSGFRALSRTAALKLNVLSDFTYTLETIIQAGKKQIAVTHVPVRARPTERPSRLFSGASHYIRRSVATLLRMYAFYEPFKFFFLLGGMLITASTLIGVRFLHDYFTEGGAGHIQSLILAGALLMIGVVTWLFGVLADLIGRNRQLSEEILLRMRRLELHVGGDPAPRRAPLREDEAAPRRVAERRPR; the protein is encoded by the coding sequence ATGAAGTTGGTGATCCAGATCCCCTGTCTGGACGAGGAGGAGGCCCTCCCCCAGACGCTCGCGGCGCTGCCGCGCCAGGTCCGCGGGTTCGACGAGGTCGAGGTGATCGTGATCGACGACGGCAGCCGCGACGCGACCGCGGACGTCGCGCTCGCGCACGGCGTGCACGAGGTGGTGCGCTTCCCGAATCACCAGGGGCTCGCGCGCGCCTTCGCGGCCGGGCTCGACCACGCCCTCCGGCGCGGCGCCGACGTCATCGTCAACACCGACGCCGACAACCAGTACGACGCGCGCGACATCGAGGCGCTCGTGCAGCCGATCCTCCACGGCGAGGCCGACATGGTGATCGGCGACCGCGATCCCGCGCGCCTCGAGCACTTCAGCATCACCAAGCGCGTGCTTCAGGGGCTCGGCAGCTGGGCGGTGCGGCAGCTCTCCAACACCACGATCCCCGACGCGACGAGCGGGTTCCGGGCGCTCAGCCGGACCGCCGCGCTCAAGCTCAACGTCCTCTCCGACTTCACGTACACCCTCGAGACGATCATCCAGGCGGGAAAGAAACAGATCGCGGTGACGCACGTGCCGGTGCGCGCGCGGCCGACCGAGCGGCCGTCACGGCTCTTCTCGGGCGCGTCGCACTACATCCGGCGCTCGGTCGCGACGCTGCTTCGCATGTACGCCTTCTACGAGCCCTTCAAGTTCTTCTTCCTGCTCGGCGGCATGCTGATCACGGCCTCGACCCTGATCGGCGTCCGCTTCCTCCACGACTACTTCACCGAGGGCGGCGCCGGGCACATCCAGTCGTTGATCCTCGCGGGCGCGCTTTTGATGATCGGCGTGGTCACCTGGCTCTTCGGCGTGCTCGCGGACCTCATCGGGCGCAATCGGCAGCTTTCCGAGGAGATCCTGCTGCGCATGCGCCGCCTCGAGCTGCACGTCGGCGGCGACCCCGCGCCGCGCCGTGCGCCGCTGCGCGAGGACGAGGCGGCTCCGCGCCGCGTCGCGGAGCGACGGCCGCGATGA
- a CDS encoding glycosyltransferase, protein MIRAVLFGTYTAVHPANRLLAAAFRAAGIALDVCHEPLWERTRDKHARFFGARSLARLGLAYVGAAVRLRRRFRAMPPPDLVVTGFNGQLDVLLARVVAGRRARLVFAPLVTLTETLVDDRRVYRRGGLKSRAARRLDRWTLERPDLVLMDTETHRTWIAERLAPRARTATLYLGAEPAFRPTPARARGPGEPLRVLFYGQYVPLHGTQVIVEAAARLGREGGVALTMIGSGPERAAAMRLAAVRGVGALEIVDWIEYAELPARLAACDVALGIFGTTSKARMVIPTKVYQAAACGRAVVTADTPALREVFTPGEDVLTVRPGDAGALAAMLRRLRDTPDLAPRIGAAAGRLLAEHLDAGAQGARLATVLAAAFPDLGARLAASEAAPLAPALAGAPVA, encoded by the coding sequence ATGATTCGCGCCGTTCTGTTCGGAACCTACACCGCCGTCCACCCCGCCAATCGTCTCCTCGCCGCCGCCTTCCGGGCGGCCGGCATCGCTCTCGACGTGTGCCACGAGCCGCTCTGGGAACGGACGCGCGACAAGCACGCGCGCTTCTTCGGGGCGCGGAGCCTGGCTCGCCTCGGGCTCGCGTACGTCGGCGCCGCCGTGCGGCTACGTCGCCGCTTCCGCGCCATGCCGCCGCCCGACCTCGTGGTGACGGGGTTCAACGGGCAGCTCGACGTGCTGTTGGCGCGCGTGGTCGCGGGACGACGGGCGCGCCTGGTGTTCGCGCCGCTCGTGACCCTCACGGAGACGCTGGTCGACGACCGCCGCGTCTACCGGCGCGGCGGCCTGAAGAGCCGGGCGGCGCGCCGCCTGGACCGCTGGACGCTCGAGCGGCCGGACCTCGTTCTGATGGACACCGAGACGCACCGGACCTGGATCGCCGAGCGCCTCGCGCCCCGCGCGCGCACCGCGACGCTCTATCTCGGAGCGGAGCCCGCCTTCCGGCCGACCCCGGCGCGCGCGCGTGGGCCCGGCGAGCCGCTGCGCGTCCTCTTCTACGGGCAGTACGTGCCGCTGCACGGCACCCAGGTGATCGTCGAGGCGGCGGCGCGCCTCGGCCGCGAGGGCGGCGTCGCGCTCACCATGATCGGCAGCGGTCCGGAGCGCGCGGCGGCCATGCGCCTCGCCGCCGTGCGCGGCGTCGGCGCCCTCGAGATCGTCGACTGGATCGAGTACGCGGAGCTGCCCGCGCGGCTCGCCGCGTGCGACGTCGCGCTCGGCATCTTCGGGACGACGAGCAAGGCGCGCATGGTGATCCCGACCAAGGTGTACCAGGCGGCCGCGTGCGGACGCGCCGTCGTGACCGCCGACACGCCGGCGCTCCGCGAGGTCTTCACGCCGGGCGAGGACGTGCTGACGGTGCGGCCCGGCGACGCCGGAGCGCTCGCCGCGATGCTGCGGCGGCTGCGCGACACGCCGGACCTCGCGCCGCGCATCGGCGCCGCGGCGGGACGGCTGCTCGCGGAGCACCTCGATGCCGGCGCGCAGGGGGCCCGTCTCGCCACGGTGCTCGCGGCCGCGTTCCCCGATCTCGGCGCGCGCCTCGCCGCGAGTGAAGCGGCGCCGCTCGCGCCCGCGCTCGCCGGCGCTCCGGTCGCCTGA
- a CDS encoding glycosyltransferase family 4 protein: MRRVAIGAVARTLGGPATYAIELVRALAARRTPGLEYVVLTDGPEAFDGIPVAVEHLPLRTPWAQPLWDHGRVPHALRRIGADLYHGTKNAVPVRCPCPAVVTIHDLAVYHHPETFALAQRWHLRAETPHAVRVARTVLTVSEHAAADLRARFPRFAAKVRVVPNGVSPRFRPLDDAGALRAFRARHGLGAGPLIAYLGTLQPRKNVELLAAAFRRAAPALPGAELVLAGRIRPGYRPDLPRERVRLIGPLADAELPLFYGNADVLVNPSLYEGFGLTLVEAMACGCPVIALRRSAVPEVTGDAALLIDEPAEAALAQALVAMVGTPATAAAHRALGLERATEFSWARAAAAVEAVYLGALDPAP, translated from the coding sequence GTGAGACGCGTCGCGATCGGCGCGGTCGCGCGCACGCTCGGCGGGCCCGCGACCTACGCGATCGAGCTCGTCCGTGCGCTCGCCGCGCGCCGTACGCCGGGCCTCGAATACGTCGTGCTCACCGACGGACCGGAGGCGTTCGACGGCATCCCGGTCGCCGTCGAGCACCTGCCGCTCCGGACGCCGTGGGCGCAGCCGCTCTGGGACCACGGGCGCGTGCCGCACGCGCTCCGCAGGATCGGCGCCGATCTCTACCACGGCACCAAGAACGCCGTACCGGTCCGCTGCCCGTGTCCGGCGGTCGTGACGATCCACGACCTCGCCGTCTACCACCACCCGGAGACCTTCGCGCTTGCCCAGCGCTGGCACCTGCGCGCAGAGACGCCGCACGCGGTCCGTGTCGCGCGCACCGTCCTCACCGTGTCGGAGCATGCGGCGGCCGACCTCCGCGCCCGCTTCCCCCGCTTCGCCGCCAAGGTCCGCGTGGTGCCGAACGGCGTGAGCCCGCGCTTCCGGCCGCTGGACGACGCGGGGGCGCTGCGCGCGTTCCGCGCGCGTCACGGGCTCGGCGCCGGGCCGTTGATCGCCTACCTCGGCACGCTGCAGCCGCGGAAGAACGTCGAGCTCCTGGCGGCCGCGTTCAGGCGTGCTGCTCCGGCGCTTCCCGGCGCAGAGCTCGTGCTCGCCGGCCGCATCCGGCCGGGGTATCGGCCCGACCTCCCGCGCGAGCGCGTGCGGCTCATCGGTCCGCTCGCCGACGCCGAGCTGCCGCTCTTCTACGGCAACGCCGACGTGCTGGTGAATCCGTCGCTCTACGAGGGATTCGGTCTGACGCTCGTGGAAGCGATGGCGTGCGGTTGCCCGGTGATCGCGCTCCGCCGGAGCGCCGTGCCCGAGGTCACGGGCGACGCCGCGCTCCTGATCGACGAGCCCGCGGAAGCGGCGCTCGCGCAGGCGCTCGTCGCCATGGTCGGGACGCCCGCGACGGCCGCCGCGCACCGCGCGCTCGGTCTCGAGCGCGCGACCGAGTTCTCGTGGGCCCGCGCCGCCGCGGCGGTGGAGGCGGTCTACCTGGGCGCTCTCGACCCCGCGCCGTAG